The following proteins are co-located in the Dromiciops gliroides isolate mDroGli1 chromosome 2, mDroGli1.pri, whole genome shotgun sequence genome:
- the LOC122740464 gene encoding M-phase phosphoprotein 6-like, with protein MAATSKPKLSKNLMRMKFMQRGLDAETKKELEEEEKKIISEEHWYLDLPELKEKESFIIEEQSFMLCEDLLYGRMSFRGFNPEIEKLMVQMNAKDKEEEAEDVTMEADVSDEEMARRYESLVGTIGKKFAKKRNQAQYDEDENGNIKPVKAKKTFLKPQE; from the coding sequence ATGGCCGCCACATCTAAacccaaactatcaaaaaatctGATGCGGATGAAGTTCATGCAAAGGGGATTGGATGCAGAAACTAAAAAAGagctagaagaagaagaaaagaaaataatcagtGAAGAACACTGGTACTTGGATTTACCTGAACTTAAGGAGAAAGAGAGTTTCATAATAGAGGAGCAGAGCTTTATGCTTTGTGAAGATCTTTTGTATGGAAGAATGTCATTCAGAGGGTTTAATCCAGAAATTGAGAAATTAATGGTCCAAATGAATGccaaagacaaagaggaagaagcTGAGGATGTAACAATGGAGGCTGATGTGTCTGATGAAGAAATGGCCAGAAGATATGAAAGTTTAGTGGGCACAATTGGAAAGAAGTTTGCTAAAAAGAGAAATCAAGCACAGTATgatgaagatgaaaatggaaacatAAAACCAGTTAAAGCTAAGAAGACATTTTTAAAGCCTCAGGAGTAG